TTACCCATAGCATGTCTTTTTTATAGAGATTGGTTGGAATCTCGTAGAAAAATTTTTCTTTAATTTTATGTACTACAAAAAGACCGCTATCACTCACCGCCTCTTTGGTAATCACCTTATTATAAGGTTGAATTCCATTTTTATCTGTTTTCTTTTTTTCTTTTGCCTCGGTAACTTTTGCAGGTGCTTTTTTCTTTTTTGACACGGTTCCGCAAGAGGCGAGAAGAGCGGTAAATACGAGTAGGAGAAGCGTTTTTTTCATGAAGATGCGTTTTGCAGAACAAATTACGCATATCATAATAAAAAACCTACGTTAGCTGTCTTCTTCGGAAATTTTACTTGATTACCACATCTATCACTAATTTATAATCGAGCGCTGCAGTACCTGTTTCTGAAGTCGGATACGGGTTTATTGCTGTGGCTATAAGCGTTGTCTTTCCGCTTTGATAAAATGTGTGGTTATTAGTTTCTCCAGGTTTTAGCTTACCAAAAATAAGTTCGTTACTCTCTACAGTCATCTCGTCTTCACTAGTTTCTACTAACAATTTGGCGCGACCTTGCCAAAAACAATTGGTGCCTGTTGGGCATCTCGAGTCTTCCATCACCTCTTTAAAGTGCACTTTTAACGAACCTAGCATTACATGTTCACCCAACGCCAAGATGATTGTCTGGTTTTTGAGCTCTGCTGTTGTTTGTGAAGTGGGGTTAGCCACCGCATCGGCCGTATTTTTTGGCGTCCCACATGAGGCAATTGTGATAAAAGATAGAAGAATAAGTTTGTACATGTTTTATGCTTTAGAGGCATAAAGATAAAGACTAAATAGTGAGCTTAACCACGAAATAAAAAGAAATCATCTTTCATAGGCTCAATCTTTTCGTCTTTATTAGTGATAATATATTCTATTGCCAAATCAGTAAATTCTTTTCCTTTTTCAGTAAGTGAAACTATCTCGTCGTCAATCGCTATCATATTATTTTTTAAGGCGAGATTTAAGACGGTTCGGGATTGTACTTTTTGCCAATTAATATGCTCCTGTAGATGATTAATATGGCGTTCGTTTTCTTCAGAATGATTATTTAAGTGCAATAAAAATGTTAGTAATGATACTTCTGTACGCTGTTGTTTTTGGCGATATACAACCGCAATTAACCCTTTCCGCGGAGCGAATAAATACACGCCTAAAAAGACAATTCCTAGCATAGTGGTCATGCTTCCAGAAATAGAAGCATCTAATAAATGTGCCAGCCAATATCCTGCAATGGCCGAAAACACACCAAAAAATACTGAAAGTAGCAACATCTTTTTTAAATCTGAAGTTAACAAATAAGCTGTTGCTGCGGGCGCAATCATTAATGCCACGACTAGAATTGCTCCTACCGCATCAAAAGCTCCTACAACAGTCACAGAGCTTATAGACATTAGGCCATAATGCATTATTACTGGTGAAATACCGAGTGCAGAGGACAACCCAATATCAAACGTGCTCACTTTTAACTCTTTGTAAAATAAAATAAGTAATGTAACGGTTATAAACAATATGCCGCCCATAATCCATAGTGATTTTGATCCTACGTCCATACCGCCCATTATCAATCTATCGAAAGGTGCAAATGCCAACTCGCCCAATAAAACAGCGTCTACGTCTAGGTGTATATCGTTTGCGTTTTTGGCTATTAATAGTACGCCAATACTAAACAACACCGGAAACACTAAACCAATGGCTGTATCTTCTTTCACTAAACCTGTTTTTTGAATAGCTTCTACCAACACCACCGTGATAACTCCAGTTATAGCAGCAAGTAAAATTAAGAGCGGAGAATTTAAATCGTGTGTGATAAAAAACCCAAGCACTATGCCGGGTAAAATAGAATGACTAATAGCATCGCTTATGAGTGCCATTTTACGCAACACCAAAAACACACCAGGAATGGCGCATGCGGCGGCTACCACTGCCGCAATAAGTTGTATTTCAATTTGCGGGCTAGTCATCTGTTTCTGATTGATTATACAAATTCTTGGCCTTGGCGAAGCCTTCTTGCGTCATTGCCCATTGTTGACCCGCTAACACAATCCATTGTTTCTCTTCTAATTTCTGAAGGCTTTTCTTAGTAAAACCTTGAAAATTATTTAAAATTCTAATAGCATGTGGGTGTGAGATATCTTCATGGGTACGAACTATATCATACATAAATTGCAGAGTCTTCTGAAGTTCTAAATCACGTCTGTTTTGTAAAAATCGCAATTGCCTAAAAAGTAAGCCTCTGCCTGGAGAAAAAATAAATGAAACAAGCACAAAAACGGCTGCCACCAACACTATAACTGGCCCTGTTGAAAGATTATTCTGTGAGGCACTAATGGCTGTGCCAAAAACTCCAGAAAACGCACCAAAGATTGCCGCAAGAAATACCATTACACTAAGTTTATTGGTCCATTGTCGTGCTGCTGCTGCAGGCGCTAATAGCATGGCGCTCATTAACACTACGCCAACGGTTTGTAGCCCTAAGACAATAGCTAGTACTATGAAAAAAGTAATTAGAACATCTATAAACCTTGTATTAAATCCTAGTGTTTTAGTGTAATCGGCGTCAAACAATAAGATTTTGAATTCTTTCCAGAATAGCAGCAGTATAAACAATGCGATTCCGGTAACAACCACCATAAGTTGTACATCACTTTCAACTAGTGTTGCCGCTTGGCCAAATAAATATTTGTCTAGGCCAGCTTGATTAGCGTTAGGTTGCTTCTGAATAAATGTAAGCAATAACATTCCGAAGCCAAAAAATAACGACAAAATTAGACCTAGAGCAGTATCTGTCTTTAAATGTGTTTTTTTAATTATACCCCGAATCCAGAAGGTCCCAAGCAAACCACTTACAAGTGCTCCTAAGAGCAACGTATTAGTGTCTTTTGCCCCCGTAATGAGAAAAGCCACGGCAATACCTGGTAATGCGGCATGGCTAATGGCATCTCCCAATAAACTTTGTTTTCGCAATACGGCAAAACTCCCTAGCATTCCACAAATAGCACCCAATACAGCTGTGCCCAATGTGATAGTGCGCAGGGTGTAGTCTGAGACGACGAGTTGGAAGTATTCGAAGATAGTCATTGATTTTTGGTCTTTGATCTTAGGTTAATAAACTATTTATTTTCTAGTAAATTTATGGGGAGTGATCTTTATATTTTTTTCAATCTAATGACCAACGACTACTTATTCACCGCAACTTTATAATTAATTCCATACGTCTTAGTCAAATTATCGTCATTAAAAATTTCTTTTACAGGGCCTGTCGCAATTTTCTTAACATTCAAAAAAGTAACCCAATCGAAATATTCTGGCACAGTTTGCAGGTCATGATGCACAACAACAACTGTTTTTCCAGCCTTTCGAAGCTCTTTTAAAATATTTATAATAGCAATTTCTGTTGTGGCATCTACTCCTTGAAACGGTTCGTCCATAAAGTAGATAGCAGCATTTTGTACAAGTGCTCTAGCCAAGAAAACACGCTGCTGCTGGCCACCACTTAACTGACTAATTTGTCTGTTTTTAAAAGCTAACATCCCCACTTTTTCTAATGCTTCAAGAGAGGCTTTTTTCTCTTTACCGCCAGGTCTTTTAATCCAACCCAGTTGCCCGTAAGTCCCCATCATAACAACATCTAATGCGGTGGTGGGAAAATCCCAGTCTACGCTCCCTTTTTGTGGTACGTATGCCACCAGCTTTCGTTGCTCTTCATAATTTTTACCGTAAATCGTCACGCTCCCTGCGATAGGCTTTAGAATTCCAAGTATGGCTTTAATAAGTGTAGACTTACCCGCTCCATTTGGACCAACAATCGCCATTAAAACCCCTTCTGGAACGTGCAAATCTATATCCCACAGTACAGGTTTATAATTATACGCAACTGTAAGGTCGTCTACTTGTATGGCAAAGGTTTCCTTCATGCTATTTCAACTCGCTAACAATGGTGTTAACATTGTACTTAAACATTCCAATATATGTTCCTTCGTTCGTGTTTGGGTTTCCTAAGGCATCACTATACAGCGATCCTCCAATTGTTACTTCATTGCCTTTAGACTGAACCGATTGTTGCAAGGCTTCAATAGTACGTCGTGGCACAGAACTTTCAACAAAAATTGCTTTCACATTATGTGCTATAATAAATTTCGACAAACGTTGTACGTCTTGTACACCAGCTTCTGTGGCAGTAGATAACCCTTGTAGGCCTACCACTTGAAAATCGTACGCTTTTCCGAAGTAATTAAAAGCATCATGAGCAGTGACTAAAATTCTTTTTTCCTTCGGAAGGGTTGCAATAGATGCTTTCACTGTTGCTTCTAAATCGTCTAATTGCTGAAGATAATGTTTTTCATTTGCAGCATAATCTGCCGCATGTGCTGGATCCTGCTCAGATAAGGTTTTGGTCACCTTTTGCGCAAATTGTTTAAAATAGTCAATGTTAAACCACACATGGGGATCGTAGTTAGAAGCAAAATAATCTGACCCAATAAGTTCGCTCTTGTCAAGACTTTCTGCCAAAGGCACCTGCACTTTTTGCTGGCGCTCCATCTTCTCAAAAACTTCAACTAGCTTTCCTTCTAAGTGCAAACCATTGTAAAAAATAATATCTGCCTTGTACAATTTGTTTACATCACCTTCACTCGCTTTGTAAAGGTGTGGGTCTACTCCTGCGCCCATTAAACCATTTACCTCAACCAAATCTCCACCAATATTTTTTACCAAATCGGTAATCATAGTAGTCGTGGTAACGATGTTCAGTTTTTCTGAGGTAGTTTTTTCATTCTTACAACTTGAAACAATAAGGGTAAGAAGTACTATTAGTGTTATTTTTTTCATGATTTTGTTTTACTTCGGAAATCTAAAACTTGCGCCTGCACTCAATAAAATATCTTGTCCTTCTGTAATGCTTCCACCCACGGTAGCATCTAACTGAAGATTTGGTTTTAACGAATAGGTGATACCTGCATCCCATAAATGATTT
This Rasiella rasia DNA region includes the following protein-coding sequences:
- a CDS encoding metal ABC transporter permease, whose translation is MTSPQIEIQLIAAVVAAACAIPGVFLVLRKMALISDAISHSILPGIVLGFFITHDLNSPLLILLAAITGVITVVLVEAIQKTGLVKEDTAIGLVFPVLFSIGVLLIAKNANDIHLDVDAVLLGELAFAPFDRLIMGGMDVGSKSLWIMGGILFITVTLLILFYKELKVSTFDIGLSSALGISPVIMHYGLMSISSVTVVGAFDAVGAILVVALMIAPAATAYLLTSDLKKMLLLSVFFGVFSAIAGYWLAHLLDASISGSMTTMLGIVFLGVYLFAPRKGLIAVVYRQKQQRTEVSLLTFLLHLNNHSEENERHINHLQEHINWQKVQSRTVLNLALKNNMIAIDDEIVSLTEKGKEFTDLAIEYIITNKDEKIEPMKDDFFLFRG
- a CDS encoding metal ABC transporter permease, encoding MTIFEYFQLVVSDYTLRTITLGTAVLGAICGMLGSFAVLRKQSLLGDAISHAALPGIAVAFLITGAKDTNTLLLGALVSGLLGTFWIRGIIKKTHLKTDTALGLILSLFFGFGMLLLTFIQKQPNANQAGLDKYLFGQAATLVESDVQLMVVVTGIALFILLLFWKEFKILLFDADYTKTLGFNTRFIDVLITFFIVLAIVLGLQTVGVVLMSAMLLAPAAAARQWTNKLSVMVFLAAIFGAFSGVFGTAISASQNNLSTGPVIVLVAAVFVLVSFIFSPGRGLLFRQLRFLQNRRDLELQKTLQFMYDIVRTHEDISHPHAIRILNNFQGFTKKSLQKLEEKQWIVLAGQQWAMTQEGFAKAKNLYNQSETDD
- a CDS encoding metal ABC transporter ATP-binding protein gives rise to the protein MKETFAIQVDDLTVAYNYKPVLWDIDLHVPEGVLMAIVGPNGAGKSTLIKAILGILKPIAGSVTIYGKNYEEQRKLVAYVPQKGSVDWDFPTTALDVVMMGTYGQLGWIKRPGGKEKKASLEALEKVGMLAFKNRQISQLSGGQQQRVFLARALVQNAAIYFMDEPFQGVDATTEIAIINILKELRKAGKTVVVVHHDLQTVPEYFDWVTFLNVKKIATGPVKEIFNDDNLTKTYGINYKVAVNK
- a CDS encoding metal ABC transporter solute-binding protein, Zn/Mn family yields the protein MKKITLIVLLTLIVSSCKNEKTTSEKLNIVTTTTMITDLVKNIGGDLVEVNGLMGAGVDPHLYKASEGDVNKLYKADIIFYNGLHLEGKLVEVFEKMERQQKVQVPLAESLDKSELIGSDYFASNYDPHVWFNIDYFKQFAQKVTKTLSEQDPAHAADYAANEKHYLQQLDDLEATVKASIATLPKEKRILVTAHDAFNYFGKAYDFQVVGLQGLSTATEAGVQDVQRLSKFIIAHNVKAIFVESSVPRRTIEALQQSVQSKGNEVTIGGSLYSDALGNPNTNEGTYIGMFKYNVNTIVSELK